Proteins from a single region of Spodoptera frugiperda isolate SF20-4 chromosome 8, AGI-APGP_CSIRO_Sfru_2.0, whole genome shotgun sequence:
- the LOC118275693 gene encoding calcineurin B homologous protein 1, giving the protein MGNKSSLLLREEEIAQIQEETGFTPNQIERLYSRFTSLDKNDCGTLSREDFLRIPELAINPLSERIVHSFFAESHDDRVNFLQFMRVLAHFRPIRKNRENKLNSRDEKLRFAFSMYDLDNDGKISRDELLAILHMMVGANISEEQLTSIAERTILEADTNNDQMICFEEFCHALERTDVEQKMSIRFLN; this is encoded by the exons ATGGGTAACAAATCATCTCTATTGTTGCGTGAGGAAGAAATCGCTCAGATTCAGGAAGAAACTGGTT TTACTCCAAACCAGATAGAAAGGCTGTATTCTCGATTCACATCACTAGACAAGAATGACTGCGGCACTCTATCCAGGGAAGATTTCTTAAGGATACCGGAGTTAGCTATCAATCCACTGAGTGAGCGTATTGTCCACTCCTTCTTTGCGGAGAGCCATGATGACCGAGTGAACTTCTTGCAGTTCATGAGAGTGCTCGCACACTTTAGGCCAATCAGGAAGAATAGAGAGAATAAGCTCAATAGCAGAGATGAGAAGTTGAGAT TTGCATTTTCAATGTATGACTTGGACAATGATGGTAAAATCTCAAGGGATGAATTATTGGCCATACTGCACATGATGGTTGGAGCTAATATCAG TGAAGAACAATTGACCAGCATTGCGGAACGCACAATCTTGGAAGCGGACACCAACAACGACCAGATGATATGCTTCGAGGAATTCTGCCACGCCCTGGAACGGACAGATGTCGAGCAGAAGATGTCCATCCGTTTCCTCAACTGA
- the LOC118275457 gene encoding protein distal antenna, translated as MATKGKRPMRALTPSDKIEAIQRVNDGESKASVARDIGVPESTLRGWCKNEDKLRYMTSRLSSPDTDKSNDGEPPDKRARTESPAAPPSPAATGLDLSTPVSSAPIVQQQTPSLDAPVELTTKRAVPSPTSHIPRERRPDPGASVSMSAISPLSGLPHLPGLTHSHLGLSFNEIATNLTLLAQLNPGLSALSAQPASRALRSVRSPKPAHNGVLNMNDSKHHHRSKTHHHSDPYRSSLSKSSHHSTSHSSIANQPVDDTLWYWLKTQQAMMDLTAQTTTAHSLQLGKPSEPPIPPKPIAPAAPINSHLDYNRNSWLWQYYKQFGGAMPLPEDKHKPASQVPKDKGAENILYSHLTKGKTEEDRGAISSPGHTQPHHDSEPRRTPSVEPRVAEPAASPEIGTENKEPERVHESSRSQTKARTVLDNLLFNNTNQTASAETRSASPASGEWESGAAEALEHGDKFLAWLEASGDPSVTRMHVHQLRALLHNLRARRAPAPAHPAHPADHAARRK; from the coding sequence ATGGCGACCAAGGGCAAGCGTCCAATGCGAGCGCTGACTCCCAGTGATAAAATTGAGGCGATACAACGCGTCAATGATGGAGAGTCTAAGGCATCGGTAGCTCGCGACATCGGAGTGCCCGAGTCTACGCTACGCGGATGGTGCAAGAACGAAGACAAACTGCGCTACATGACCTCTCGGCTATCTTCACCCGATACCGACAAAAGCAATGACGGTGAGCCACCAGATAAGCGCGCACGAACAGAGTCCCCTGCCGCCCCACCGTCTCCTGCGGCTACTGGACTCGATCTATCCACGCCTGTCAGCTCGGCACCCATCGTGCAACAGCAAACTCCATCTCTTGACGCTCCTGTTGAGCTCACCACCAAACGTGCAGTTCCTTCACCAACGTCGCATATACCTCGTGAACGTCGACCAGACCCTGGAGCCAGCGTCTCCATGAGCGCCATCAGTCCACTGTCAGGTCTGCCCCATCTGCCAGGTCTTACACACTCGCACCTCGGGCTGAGCTTCAACGAAATAGCCACTAACCTAACGTTACTCGCTCAACTGAACCCGGGGTTATCTGCGTTGTCTGCTCAGCCTGCTAGTCGCGCACTGCGCTCAGTTCGATCTCCAAAGCCTGCACATAACGGAGTACTCAACATGAACGATAGTAAGCACCATCATCGCAGCAAGACTCACCATCATTCAGATCCGTATCGCTCAAGCTTGTCAAAGTCCAGTCATCATAGTACATCGCACTCGTCTATAGCTAACCAGCCAGTGGACGATACCCTCTGGTATTGGCTAAAAACGCAACAAGCAATGATGGACCTCACCGCTCAAACCACAACAGCGCATTCATTGCAGCTTGGAAAACCAAGTGAGCCACCTATTCCGCCTAAGCCCATAGCCCCAGCGGCACCGATCAATTCACATTTAGACTACAACAGGAATTCTTGGCTCTGGCAGTACTATAAACAGTTTGGTGGAGCCATGCCCTTACCTGAAGATAAGCACAAACCCGCCTCCCAGGTACCAAAGGACAAAGGAGCCGAAAATATCTTGTACTCCCATTTAACAAAAGGTAAAACTGAAGAAGATCGAGGAGCAATATCTAGTCCTGGACATACACAGCCACATCATGATTCAGAACCACGCCGCACTCCCAGCGTGGAGCCACGGGTAGCCGAACCGGCTGCTAGTCCGGAAATCGGTACAGAGAACAAGGAACCTGAAAGAGTCCACGAGTCAAGCCGGAGCCAGACTAAAGCACGCACGGTCCTGGATAACTTGCTGTTCAACAACACCAACCAGACGGCGAGCGCCGAGACTCGCTCAGCATCACCGGCAAGTGGCGAATGGGAGTCCGGTGCGGCTGAGGCTCTAGAGCACGGCGACAAGTTCCTGGCGTGGCTCGAGGCGAGCGGCGACCCCAGCGTGACGCGCATGCACGTACATCAGCTGCGCGCCCTGCTGCACaacctgcgcgcgcgccgggcCCCCGCGCCCGCGCACCCGGCTCACCCCGCCGACCATGCCGCCCGCCGCAAGTAG